The Salmo salar chromosome ssa06, Ssal_v3.1, whole genome shotgun sequence sequence gataTAGATACAATTATTTTATTGAAAAACATAGGACTGCAATGCAATGGCttataattgtattattttattcaGGTTGTCACCACATTTGAGTCACTAGGCCATTTCTCCATCAAAGTTTTGGCCATGCAGGAAATAATCATGTGAGAACTGTATCATAGTGATAGCTGCCTCAGAGGCCTGCTATTTGTTGGACAATTCAAGGAGAGTTGGTTTGAAGCATAAGGGTTGTTATGAGAAGGTGAAACTGAATGGCTTTCATGAAGGACTGTCTTGACTATTGGTTTGCAAAGAAAAGGTTGTGATCCatttaataaacacaaaaaaGAGACCAGCAAGTTAATAAACGGTGTGGCAGTAGCAGAAACAGTGGCATCTAATGGGCTAAACCTTGTACTTTCACACACATTTATGGTAAAGAAATGCAAACTAGTGACTTCAATGGCTAACTTCTCTGAACAAGGGGGGGAAAATATCAGATTCACAGGGAATATATTACTTTGGATGAAGAAGCAATACTCCAAGccgcagctccatactacttgtcagacatagagaactgatactgtatactggttgtaGGGGTGAGATTGGTGGTGGGTGCGTCGGTGGCTTTTGACCCTTTTATTTGATTTTCAActaaataatgttgcaggaacgCTAATCTTATCGATTTGTAAATACAGAcacgatttcagaacaatctgagatggtgcgTGTCATGGCATGCTGAAATTACATGTAACGACTCATCTGTTATAATTGATGTGAGAGCCATGACGGACACTTAGATGGAATCTGTTGAGAAGCATGTGCTCATAGGCTTCTATAGCTCATGGGCAAAATATTTGGACACCACAGTCAAAATACAGTTACAGGGCTGTGCAATTGGTGCTTGCCAATATGACGTAGCTTTTCAACTAATTTGAACCCTCTGTCCTTGACAGTGGGATCTGGTGTGTGACCACGCAAATCTAAACAATGTTGGTTCCTCAATCTACATGTTTGGTCTAGTGGTTGGCGCTGTGCTGTTTGGTTTCTTAGCTGATAAGTAAGTATAAAACAACTGTGCATTTTCCACCATGTGTTTTTTTAATCTCATTTAGCCTGATGATCTATGAGACATGCATTCTAGGTAGGTCACAAACTTAATGCAGGGTCATGCTAAACAAAACTCACACAAACTCAGTCCCACTTTAGGTGAAGTAAAACAAAAATTGAGCTCAATGAACACTTTGCAGCTTGTATTGATATTTACATTTGCTGGCACATTTTCTTTGTGTAACTCGGATTATTTATAGAAAGTACACAGAGAAATGTCTGCACAGACTATTTTCAGTAGTAGCAGTCTTATTCAGAGCTCTTGTAGGCCAGCCAAGTCAAAAGCATTTGAAGCATTTTAACACGGGATATTAAAGAGTGCATCTAATCTGCAGCACATTTCCCACTCCCTATCAGTCCAATTCATTCTCAACACACTCGTACAGTGCCGTGAGTGAGGACACCTCAGGTGAAACAGTTTCTAGTCATTTAAAAAGGTATAATCTCCCTCTTTCTTGTTTCAGGTATGGACGCAGGAACATAATCCTGGTTGGTTTGACTATCCAGTCAACTTGTGGGGTCGGAGCTGCCTTCGCCCCAAATTTCTACGTGTATGTTTTTTTGCGCTTTGTTGTTGGAACCACTATTTCTGCTGTCATCATGAACGCATTTGTTTtgggtcagtctctctctctctctctctctctctctctctctctctctctctcatacacacacatacatacatacattaaatATTCATAAAGTTATTGACTTGTGATCTTAGCAAAATGAAGATGATAAGGTGCTGGTTTTCTACTCTCTATACTGATTTGTTTGTGGCCCAAAGGCACAGAGTGGACAGGATCAAAGCACCGCATGCTAGCTGGGATCATCACCGACTACTTCTTTGGGTTTGGCTACATCATCCTGGCAGGCCTGGCCTACCTCATCCGAGACTGGCGTAAGCTCCAGCTGGCCATCTCAGCACCAGGCTTCCTCTTCATCTTCTACATTTGGTGAGTCACTGGCCAGCTTCAGTATGCCTATAGCCTGGACTACAAACTGAATATCACTCACTTTCATTATCTTCAGTAAAATGAAAGGATCATTCAGTTTGGATTCCAGGCTAGCACGCCAACCCACTAAAGGAGAATTTCAAGAGAATGAAGAGGAACCCTTTTGTCTTCAATAATCCAAGCCAGATGGGTCATTACATGCCATTTGGGAATATCTAAGTATATCTAAATTGCAAGATTGTGTGCATATTTTCTCTGATATTGTAGGACAAGTATTGGCCTACTTCCTACCTCATGGCTAAATGTAACTTCATGTTTATCTCTTGTTCCCATGGGGTCAAACTAATGCCCGTTGTCATATGTAGTTGATTATGTGTGTGGCTCAATTGaacacctctcctctaccttcttaGGGTCCTACCAAAGTCAGCTCGGTGGCTGATGGCCAACCAGAGGTACGAGGAGGCCATGGATCTCGTCAGGAAAGCAGCTCTGATGAACGGCAAACCCCTGCGGGAGGACATAGAGATATGTCAGGTGtggtttgttggttatgttgttttGTCGACAGGCTAATTGCTATAGAGAGAGATTCCAACAGCCTTGATAAAAGCACTTGCAAAACAACACTTCAATATACAAGCAATGTTGAGAGCAATAGCGCTAAAGCCTGAGCATGTTAAATTGCTTTGCATGTTGTCCCGATACTGTAAGGCATGCAGTGGCATGAACATTATATAAATTGCATTGGTGTGCTTATCGCTTTGATGAGCTCATTCCTTTACTTATAACCATCACTGTGAAATGCTCATGGCTAATCTGCCAGTTATTTTCCAGGGGTACAAAGACATGGTGAAGATAGAGAGGACAAAACACACAGTCATTGACCTGGTCCGAACTCCAAAAATGAGGAGGAGCTCATTGATCATGTTTTACCTGTGGTGAGTGTCCTGCCATTCATTTCAGGGTTCACTAATTGCTTGTGAAGTTGGCAGCGATTAAGCCTCAAATACAATCTGTCATTGAGGGAGAAATAGACATACAGTAGATCTTTGTCAGGACACATGCCTCTTGGGGGCAAACAAGCATTTATCACATCATCAACTGTTTCACTCACGCATCAGTCGAACACACTAATCTTCATCTAGTCTTTTTATTGTGGGTTGATCACTTGATGTGGTATGCCAATGGCATTTGCAGAATTATTCACTGACCAAGCTTCTCAAGGCCTCCTTAATCCTTAAGTCACTGTGCTTGTTGTGTAAGCCATTCAAATTGCAGTATGTCACTCACTGAGGTAACACTGGAGGATTAGTATTCGAATGTGAATACTTTACATAGCTTACCAGGCCATGAGAAATGAGAAAAAAATTGCCAATAGACGTAACTTTTTCACTATTGTGAAATGTTCTATTGTATTCCCTATCCAGTCCAAGTTAGATGAGGCCTTCTTTGTAATTTTACTCTGGTAGAAAAGTACCTTGATTATGCCAGGGTTATATTACCCTGTCTGTGGCTAGAGAGACATTGTTGCTTCCTCGACACTTTCTTCTAATTTCCTATTCATTGCAACATTAACCTCTCAACTCTCACCCTGTGTACTGTAGATCTCTATTCTGCATGGTAGACTTGTGGCAAACCAGAGGAAGAAGGAAGTCCTTGTTTCACTGCTGTGACAGTAGAATGTTATTAACCCCTTCTTTGCCtcatcagtgtttcccctaccaTTCCATCTCTGCCTGTCCAGGTTTGTCAACGTGCTGGTCTACTACGGCCTGTCCCTAAACATCTCTGACTTTGGGATGAGCATCTACCTGACCCAGCTGATCTTTGGCCTGGTGGAGATTCCTGCTCGCACCATCACTCTCTTCACCCTCAACCGCTCCAGGAGGATATCCCAGATAGCCTTCCTCGTTGTGGGAGGCCTAGCCTGCCTGCTCACTGTCTTCATTCCCGATGGTACGGAGCTTTCCAGACAAAACTCTGCTGCCTTTAATGTGCCTTTTAAAGTATTGTTTATAAACATCCTGAGGTACTTGATCACTTATAGTATCCCCCTGGCACTgaagttacagtgagggaaaaaagtatttgatcccatgctgattttgtacgtttgcccactgacaaagaaatgatcagtctataattttaatggtaagtttatttgaacagtgagagacaaaataacaacaacaaaaatccagaaaaatgcatgtcaaaaatgttataaaatgatttgcattttaatgagggaaataagtatttgacccctctgcaaaacatgacttagtacttggtggcaaaacccttgttggcaatcacagaggtcagacgtttcttgtagttggccaccaggtttgcacacatctcaggagggattttgtcccactcctctttgcagatcttctccaagtcattaaggtttcgaggctgacgtttggcaactcgaaccttcagctccctccacagattttctatgggattaaggactGGAGACAGGCTACGCCACTccgggaccttaatgtgcttcttcttgagccactcctttgttgccttggccgtgtgttttgggtcattgtcatgctggaatacccatccacgacccattttcaatgccctggctgagggaagaaggttctcacccaagatttgacggtacatggccccgtccatcgtccctttgatgcggtgaagttgtcctgtccccttagcagaaaaacacccccaaagcataatgtttccacctccatgtttgacggtggggatggtattcttggggtcataggcagcattcctcctcctccaaacacggcgagttgagttgatgccaaagagctccattttggtctcatctgaccacaacactttcacccagttgtcctctgaatcattcagatgttcattggcaaacttcagacgggcatgtatatgtgctttcttgagcagggggaccttgcgggcggagcaggatttcagtccttcacgacgtagtgtgttaccaattgttttcttggtgactatggtcccagctgccttgagatcattgacaagatcctcccgtgtagttctgggctgattcctcaccgttctcatgatcattgcaactccacgaggtgagatcttgcatggagccccaggccgagggatattgacagttcttttgtgtttcttccatttgcgaataatcgcaccaactgttgtcaccttctcaccaagctgcttggcgatggtcttgtagcccattccagccttgtgtaggtttacaatgtgtttttctggatttttttgttgttattctgtctctcactgttcaaataaacctaccattaaaattatagactgatcatttctttgtcagtgggcaaacgtacaaaatcagcagggaatcaaatacttttttccctcactgtattgacATTGAATGATGCCACAGTTGTGTTGTTTTATAGCCCTGTTTATTAGGGTTTAGCTAGTGTCAAATGGAAAGTCTTTGTGGCTTGGAACTTGGCTTTTGGTTGAAACTGAAAAAGGTATTCAAGCCACAATATTTATTTGTATATACCAAGGTCCTTTTGTAATAACCAGAGTTTGTTGCCGACGTAACCTCCTGGATGTAGAGTAAGAGTTGTTCAGAACTCCCACCGCGGCCCTCAGGGAAGTCATGTCAGTCTCACACTCGAGGCCACTACCTTAGATGTTTACGGTCACCAGTTGGAATGCGGTAGATTGATCCACAGGGATGTAGACTTGAGTTGCAGGTGCTATACATATACACAGCCCAGCTCTTCACCCCTTTAACGTCTAACCccatcacttctctctctctctcgctctctctcgctctctctctctctctctctcacacacacagatctctCCATTATTAGAACAGTCCTGGCCATGGTAGGAAAGTTTGGGATCACCGCCTCCCTGACCATAGTCTACATCTATTCAGCAGAGGTTTTCCCTACTGTCATAAGGTGAGCGTCTggtcaatagggctctggtcaaaagtagtgttctGCTGACTAATATGGACTGCTGATGTCTAGGCGTGTTTCCAGCAGAGTCAAACAGGTGTAGATCATGAGGTCCCAAAATGAGCCTAACCATTTTTGGAGTTGTTTAAATAATCCTCTCCGCTACTCTGTCAATATCTCTGTGACCTTTCTTTTGTCGTGGAGAGGGGGCTGAGGTATTTCTTAAGCAAGATAACTGGCATCAGTGTGTAACATAACTTATTTCCCCCATCGCAATAGCCAACTTGGGCTCAGTAGATTTATGTTAGGGTCAGCGCAAGCTGCTGATAAGGTTTGAAACAACTGCTCAAGAGGGTTTTGAATGTATTAACAATCCTCTTTCATTGTATTCTGTTTTCGATATGAAAAGTTATACATTTGCCTTGACGTAAACAACCACAGTAAGTACTGTAATTGTTTTTGGGATGTTGGCGAGACTAATCTTGATCCACAGTCTTTATTACAGCACTTAAATATAACGTTGTGACGTTAGTTTGGCTGAACAAGTCTCCAATGTGATCCTCAGGCAGAGTGGGATCGGTATGGGCTCCATGTGTGCCCGGGCAGGGGGAGTCCTGGCCCCAATCATCTACCTGTTGAGGGGTGTCAGTAAGAAGGCTCCTATGGTTCTGTTTGGCCTGTGTACTCTGCTAGGGGCAGCCCTCACCCTGCTGCTGCCTGAGACAGTCCACCAGCCCCTGGCTGACAACATCCAGGATGTGGAAGGATCCAGCATCAGGTCTTTACCCTCTTTTGTCCActgaaggggaagagagagggaatatTCTATTACATAGTATTTAACACTTTAAATTCCTTAGTATTTATCTGTCAATATTATACTCTGGAGATACAGCCTTGAAACCAGGGATGAACATCTAAGCCTGGGTTAGTAGCCATTTCAACCTTTAATATTGTACTATAActattattataaactgggtggttcgagccctgaatgctgattggctgacagctgtggtatgtcagaccgtataccacaggtatgagaaatatttttttttactgctctaattacgttggtaaccagtttataatagcaataaggcacctcagggtttgtggtatatggccaatataccacggctaagggctgtgtccaggcacaggTTGTGTCGTGAttaagaacagtccttagccatggtatattggccatataccacaccctctcgTGCCGTATTGCTTAATTACGGTGCTGAACTGGTGTTATGTTCATGTAATGTTAATAGCAATCCAATGATATCCCCTTGTCTCTTCTAGTGAGGACTCAGAGGAAGGGAACATGAAACCAGACCTCTATGAGGAATGTCCAACAAGGAACCCAGACATCA is a genomic window containing:
- the si:dkey-119m7.4 gene encoding solute carrier family 22 member 6-A → MERSMNFDEILSHIGGFGKFQKSLYVWICLPQILLAFHMLISVFTGAVPPHLCRSTNTTWPLTASSDPPNFNFSLVTGPDGDPGRSCSAPGGIPGTPLAQLNHSTALALSDSHATEGCQGGWEFSKETFHSTVATEWDLVCDHANLNNVGSSIYMFGLVVGAVLFGFLADKYGRRNIILVGLTIQSTCGVGAAFAPNFYVYVFLRFVVGTTISAVIMNAFVLGTEWTGSKHRMLAGIITDYFFGFGYIILAGLAYLIRDWRKLQLAISAPGFLFIFYIWVLPKSARWLMANQRYEEAMDLVRKAALMNGKPLREDIEICQGYKDMVKIERTKHTVIDLVRTPKMRRSSLIMFYLWFVNVLVYYGLSLNISDFGMSIYLTQLIFGLVEIPARTITLFTLNRSRRISQIAFLVVGGLACLLTVFIPDDLSIIRTVLAMVGKFGITASLTIVYIYSAEVFPTVIRQSGIGMGSMCARAGGVLAPIIYLLRGVSKKAPMVLFGLCTLLGAALTLLLPETVHQPLADNIQDVEGSSISEDSEEGNMKPDLYEECPTRNPDIIN